The nucleotide window TAGTTATGGATGTCCCGAAAATCATATACACCTATGATGCCAACCACCGCCTCGAATCCGTTGCTGACAGCCGCGGCAGCAAGACCCTCTTTTACAGCTACAGCCCCGGCGGACTCCTCAACCGTATGTCTGATTCTGACGGCAACCGTACCGATTATAAATACGATCCTGTAGGAAGGCTCTCCGGCATCTATGCTCCTAATAATGACTATGTTGCTTTCCGCTATGACGACGGAGGCAGGCTCGCCGAGAAGTGGTTATCTAATGGTGTCAATACCCAATATACCTATAATCCTGACAACAGCCTTGCCAAGGTAGTCAACCTTACATCATCTTCATCCGTTATCAGCCAGCACGACTACACCTACGACCCTTTCGGCAACCGTCAGACCCATACGGAACAAATAGGTTCGACAAACACTCCTTATAAGTACATTTATGATGCACTTAACCGCCTAACCGAAGTGTGGAACAACTCGAACAATACCCTCAAGGAACGCTATGGTTATGATCCTCTTGGCAACAGGAAAACAAAGACCGACGGAACCAATATTGTCTATTACGTCTATGATGCAGCAAATCAATTGAATTCAATAAGACAGGGCAGTGAAAACGGCGCTGTTGTTGTGAACCTTCACTATGATTACAACGGTAACATGGATCAGAAGACAGAAGATGAAGGAACAACCGTAACGGATATTACATATGATGCCTTAAACCGCCTTACACAGGTAAACAAGACCGGCCAATCAACTCAAACATATGCCTACGATGACCAGGGCCGCAGGATCAGCAAGACAGTCGGTGCGTCAACAACGAACTTCCTTTATAACGGCCCTGACATTATCGCTGAATACACGAACTGGACAACCGCTGCTGCTCAGTATACCCACGGCCCCAACATGGATGATCCGATCATCAGAACCGCCGGTACAGCAAAGCAATACTACCATCAGGACGGGTTAGGAAGTGTGGTTGCCGTCTCTGACCAGACAGGGGCAACAACAGGCACCCAGCGCTTTGATGCATGGGGGAATAAGATCGCCGGCAGCGGAACAATCCCTCAATACGGCTACACCGGAAGGGAACCGGATGAGACAGGACTGATCTACTACCGGGCAAGGTATTACGATCCGACCATAGGAAGATTTACACAGAGAGACCCTATAGGCATGAATGGTGGAATTAATCCCTATGCCTATGTAAATGCCAATCCGGTGAACTTCACTGATCCGATGGGGTTGATGGCAGAGAGCTGGCAGATAAATAATAACACACAGAATACGAACTATTACAACAATACGAGCAGTGATACAAAAAGTTTTGGCAATATGGTTGCGGATGCATTGAAGGCTGGTTTGGAAAGTGATTCGTCAACACCTGAATGGTACGATCCTTCCATGATGTTGGCAGGAGGCAAGGGCACACCTGCTAAGGGGAAAATAGCTTTTAAAGAATTACCAGTTTCTGGATATGGATTTTACACCTATGGAAGGGAGGATGGTCATTTCGGACAGGAGAAAACTATTGAATCTATAAAGAATATTGGTGAATCATGGAGCAACATATGTCCCGAATATCAACGTATTGGGGTAGGTAATATAAGTTTAGAAAGTGGCGGTAAATTCCTACCACATTCATCACATCAAAACGGCCAGGATGTCGATGTTCGACCAATGAGAAATGATTGGGTAGAATCAAACGTATCTTATAAGTCACCATATTATAGTCAGGAATTGACACAAGGATTGGTAAACATTCTATTAAAGAATCCAAATATTGACAAAATACTGTTCAATGATCCAGGCATAAAAGGTGTTCAGCCTTACAAGGGTCACGATAACCACCTGCATATTCATTTTAAAAAATGAGGAGAAGTTATGAAAAATACGTTAATAATAATGTTATTGTTATACGCTGTAACAGTTAATGCCGAACAAATAAAACCTTATCCTGTTGCTTTGAAGTTATTTGCTAATCATCAAGTAGAAATTCATGACAAACGAGGCAGTTATCTTAAAATTGTTCCACCTATTATAGAGTATCGAGAATTGACAAAATGGGACCCTTCAGAAATATCGACATCACCAGATAAATTTGATGCAATAGCAATATTTTCTTGCCCGGAAAATTTCGTGAAAGAGGATATATTTGTTAATTTTGAAATATCCGCAAAAGTTGGGAAACTTAAAGTCGATAAACAATACGGAGTCACTGATTTAGAATATGGAATAAAAACTGCAAGATGGCGAAAACATGAAATTACAAAAACTATTGTTGCAAGTAACTTATCTCAAAAAACAGCACAAGCTATAAAGTTAAGCGATATAAATATTAAAGCCATTCAAGAAAAATACTATCAGCATGATGAATGGCCTTACCAAATCAAGGTAACAGTATGGTTATCATGTACTAAATGTGATGTAAAAGACCGTATAGAAACAATATTAGATATGATGCCTGGAGATTAAGCTACCTCATCTTAATTTCCATAGCAAATTGAGATGAACAGGAAAGAGAGCAAAGAAGTCACCCACTGACACAGAACAAATTAGGAGAACTTAGGGAACGTTCCTTAAAAAGAAAGAAACGAATTGAATAGAGGACCTATATAACTTTGATAACTAACTTATTACTGTTTTTTAGTGTGTAATGGAATGCGGGGAACATTTTTATAGAATTCAATTAGTGGAGAAGACCAGGAGCAATGAAAATATTTCAAACTGAGATGAATTGCCCTGCATTTTCATGCAGGGTGAACCGTTATGATGGATTGTGCGAAGACAAGGTGCTGCCGCCCGGAGGTGTGCCCCTGCGGTACATTGAGGACAGTGCAGTACCGCAGTCGACAAAACAAGGCGCAAAATATCCCTCTGCGGGGCACAGGCGCGTCCAGCCGCTCTTAATAAAGCCCGGGATATACATCTATGATGCACTTAATCGCCTAACCGAGGTACGCAACAACTCAAATAATACCCTCATAGAAGGCTATAGTTATGATCCGCTTGGTAACAGGAAAACAAAGACCGACGGAACCAATATTGTATATTACGTCTATGATGCAGCAAATCAATTAACTCAGATCACAGGAAATGAAAACGCAACCCTCCTCTACGATGACAACGGGAATATGTACAGGAAGACCCAGGGACCTACACCTATGATCATGAAGGCCGCAGGATCAGCAAGACCGTCGGTGCGTCAACAACGAACTTCCTCTACAACGGCCCCGACATCGTATCAGAATACACTAACTGGACAACCGCTGCAGCTCAGTATACACATGGTCCCAACATGGATGATCCGATCATAAGAACCGCCGGAACAACAAAACAATACTACCATCAGGATGGGTTAGGAAGTGTGGTAGCAGTCTCTGATCAGACAGGGGCTACAACCGGTACCCAGCGCTTCGATGCATGGGGGAACAAACAATCATCGGGATCAACGGGGACGGTCCCTCAATACGGCTACACCGGAAGAGAACCGGATGAGACAGGACTTGTTTACTACCGGGCAAGGTATTACGATCCGACTATAGGAAGGTTCACACAGAGAGACCCTATAGGTATGAATGGTGGAATTAATCCATACGCCTACGTAAATGCCAATCCGGTAAACTTTACCGATCCGATGGGGCTTAAACTGAGGGAAATAGGCCAGATGAATTATGACACACAGATCACAAACTATTTTAATACGAGCAATGATACGACACAAGGGCAGGGGTTGAGTGCAGGGAGTCAGGGGCTCAGTCAGGTGGCGGCATCGAATGAAACCACCGATGAAGCGCAAAAAGTTGTAGCTCAAGGGGGATGGCCATGGGCGGCTATCTCTCTTGCGTCAACAAGCGATTCCCCAGCATCTATAAACAGGCTGAATGCGATATTTTGGCTTGCTAAAATCATCTATGCCGAAAGTAGATCGGATTGGAGAGTACCAGGAGCGTTAGAGGCTACGGCTTGGACGGTTCGCAATCGTGTTGAAACAGAAGGCTTTCCATGGACCTATTACGAAGTAATTACAGCTCCCGATCAATTTTCATCGGTAACCAGTACGAAAAATACTGGATGGGGAGATTTTGTTAATACTAATCTCTCTAAAGAAAAAGCCGCTGTGCGCGATAGGTGCTTTGAGGTAGCTAAAGGAGTGTACGATGGATCGACAGCGGATCCCACCAAAGCTGTTACAGGAGGTGCACTGTTCTTCCATGCGGTTGACCCCTCTTATCAGCCACTACCTGGAGAAATCAGATTTGGTGGTCAAGTCTATTATAGGAATTATAAAAAATGGTAAACAGTGAAAGTAGTATAGGAGGAACCTATGACTAAAGTAATTATAAAAATTTTAGTATTATTTTGTTTGTTTACCTGTATCCCAGGCTATACCCTTTGTACTGACAGCGACGAGCAGGTGAAATTTACAAAAGAGGCGCTTATAAGGTGGCTTTGTTGGGACAAGTATTGGGGGTGGGGACCTTATGAACAGGGCATAACTGTTCCTATTGAGATTAAAATAGATAAAGAAAGCTTTTATGTTTGGATCAACGATCTATTGACGAAACCTGACTTTCACGTTGCAGGCTTTTATACGGGGAGAATAAAAGATGGCCAGGGGGCAGTGATGAGTTGTGAGGGGTACTCAATACCGTATAACATCAAGCCCGATAAG belongs to Pseudomonadota bacterium and includes:
- a CDS encoding cell wall hydrolase — protein: MDDPIIRTAGTTKQYYHQDGLGSVVAVSDQTGATTGTQRFDAWGNKQSSGSTGTVPQYGYTGREPDETGLVYYRARYYDPTIGRFTQRDPIGMNGGINPYAYVNANPVNFTDPMGLKLREIGQMNYDTQITNYFNTSNDTTQGQGLSAGSQGLSQVAASNETTDEAQKVVAQGGWPWAAISLASTSDSPASINRLNAIFWLAKIIYAESRSDWRVPGALEATAWTVRNRVETEGFPWTYYEVITAPDQFSSVTSTKNTGWGDFVNTNLSKEKAAVRDRCFEVAKGVYDGSTADPTKAVTGGALFFHAVDPSYQPLPGEIRFGGQVYYRNYKKW
- a CDS encoding YD repeat-containing protein; this encodes MKIFQTEMNCPAFSCRVNRYDGLCEDKVLPPGGVPLRYIEDSAVPQSTKQGAKYPSAGHRRVQPLLIKPGIYIYDALNRLTEVRNNSNNTLIEGYSYDPLGNRKTKTDGTNIVYYVYDAANQLTQITGNENATLLYDDNGNMYRKTQGPTPMIMKAAGSARPSVRQQRTSSTTAPTSYQNTLTGQPLQLSIHMVPTWMIRS
- a CDS encoding penicillin-insensitive murein endopeptidase; the encoded protein is MSFLTTVGRPSYIVMDVPKIIYTYDANHRLESVADSRGSKTLFYSYSPGGLLNRMSDSDGNRTDYKYDPVGRLSGIYAPNNDYVAFRYDDGGRLAEKWLSNGVNTQYTYNPDNSLAKVVNLTSSSSVISQHDYTYDPFGNRQTHTEQIGSTNTPYKYIYDALNRLTEVWNNSNNTLKERYGYDPLGNRKTKTDGTNIVYYVYDAANQLNSIRQGSENGAVVVNLHYDYNGNMDQKTEDEGTTVTDITYDALNRLTQVNKTGQSTQTYAYDDQGRRISKTVGASTTNFLYNGPDIIAEYTNWTTAAAQYTHGPNMDDPIIRTAGTAKQYYHQDGLGSVVAVSDQTGATTGTQRFDAWGNKIAGSGTIPQYGYTGREPDETGLIYYRARYYDPTIGRFTQRDPIGMNGGINPYAYVNANPVNFTDPMGLMAESWQINNNTQNTNYYNNTSSDTKSFGNMVADALKAGLESDSSTPEWYDPSMMLAGGKGTPAKGKIAFKELPVSGYGFYTYGREDGHFGQEKTIESIKNIGESWSNICPEYQRIGVGNISLESGGKFLPHSSHQNGQDVDVRPMRNDWVESNVSYKSPYYSQELTQGLVNILLKNPNIDKILFNDPGIKGVQPYKGHDNHLHIHFKK